From the genome of Acropora palmata chromosome 8, jaAcrPala1.3, whole genome shotgun sequence:
aaacccTAGATCTGTTGCGCTATGTGACTTAAAGCGATGGATAATCACGCCCCCTGCACTTGCGGGGGATATAATTGGACGGCGAAccccaagaaaaaaacacattaTGAACTGAATGTGTCATAATGCTGACATTTCTGCAATGCCCAAGTCTTGCAGTCTTACCGGAACAGTTCTTGTTGCATAGAAAACCCTGCTCATTAAAGATTTTAAGTAACgaacattgtttttctttttctttttttttttcttacgaCGGATGTCTCCTTTCCGGGAGAGAAATGCATCAAGAACAACGTTTGCGGCGCGAATGTTACTAACTAAGGTGCGTATTCCTTTTTCACGACGGACGAGTgggtgaagaaaaaaagacgcgacaataaaatttgaaagccAACGGTATACAcaaacttttttgtttgtaaaattgctctgtgcactaaaGCAAGAAATCGGAAAGCTGTACGGAATGTGTTAATTTAAACAAGCTTGGGAAATGCTTCGGTTAAACCATGATGTGATAGATATGCGCTGATCAACTCGAAACTTCAAGATCCCCAGCCCTCCGCCTGTGTGGAGAAGTCCGGGCATTTAAACTTTTCAAGACTCCGACCCCCTTAGACCAGAATAGCGTTCAAATACCATACCTTATCGTCcgacttttttttgtcaaatgcCTATCCCAAAGAACAATCGTCCTCGTCTCCTGTCGCTTTTAATGAAGGTTGTGTATAACCATGCCAACACATGTCCCGCAACCCTTTTTTATGATGATTTCGTTtacaaaaacacaactttAGTATTGATCCTAGAGCGTTCATGACTGtatgtattttaaattgtagAGTGTCCGTTGATTATTTCTAACAGAAACTTATACCGTTAGTAATGAAATGGGAGTGTGAAAACATACCATAATAATTTTACCCTATAGCACGACAAAGACGAATTAGGCAGCCAAAATTCCTTTGACAGCTTAGTtacttaaagagaaaaaaaaaatagtcacTCTTCCATCTCGTTGAAACACGTGCTTATAGCTGCGTACGACTTcgccgcaaaaaaaaaaaaaaaacaaaaacaaaaacaaaaagcaaaaaaaccaaagtaaTTTTAAACCTTACTCTTCCGGTTCAATTTTCCCCACGCCACCCAGTCCAGTCAAAGATCAAATTTCCCACTCTGTGAAGACCTTACCCCACTCCCAGGGCACAAAAAAGTAGTGAAATTCCCGAGGTTTGCACaggagggaggggagggggatgttgaagtttcggtTTAATTTGATCGGCACACAGCCACTGGATAAGACGTATCGAACGATATCTGTTTCTATGATAGGCAATACCGGTTACGActaaccaggcttcgagcAACTCTATTTGCCACGACTGCTAACTTTGATGAAGAGTATATGTAACTCGAAAGCTCGATTATAAGCAAAGTGTTTAGCTGATGATTGCGAATCCATTGTGAGGCATCGAGAGCAATTCCTTCAGTAAAAAGGACTTTGATGTTCATAGTTTATGAGTGTTCGGCAATCGAATCCTTCTCGTAATGTTATGTATTTCGATTCAATCTAAAGACAAAAAGGGAAGCTAACGTAATGTGATTTTTCTATAATGGGGACATTTTCTTTCCTGGTTTTTGACgtggttaaccctttcactcccaagaggttccccattgaggagtaaaatcgtctgacGTTAGACAGAGTTAAATCTATAAGTAGCCCTGTGGGCGCCTaggggagtgaaagggttaagtagGACTGCAAAAATTCATGCGGGGAGAATAGTTTCAGAGACGAGTTTCCGTAGCAAAGGActcgagaaagaaaaaaagcaacacaCCAGGCAACAGCGTCAGAATTTTAGGCTCACCTTATTGAAACGTTTAACATTGTGGAACCGTGATGTGGAACTCTTATTTTGCAATTGTCTACAACTACAAAGTGTGGTTAGTCGTAAATCACTGAACCAGGATATACCCCATGGCTTTGATGTGTTTATTGCCATCAGGAGAAGCTTTAGCCTCGTTTCCACACGTGTTTGAGTCGTCATGTATGCCCCCAGTTCCATATCCAATTCTGGAGTCACAACTTAAACAGTTGTTTTGATCGTTCGCAATGATGCCGATCCTTGCTTTTGAATGACGGTATTCACCCACAACGTTGAACCCTTCCTTATTGCAATTCTTCTGTAGTGACGCTTGTGGACCAATAAGAGACTTCCACTTCCTACGGCCCAGTGAAAAAGCTCGGTATCTTCCGTCAGCGATAAGTGCGTACAATGAGTTGGCACATCGGCGAATGACCACGAATCTTGTTGTATTGCCGACGTTCCTCATTCCAAGACAAATCTTTGAGAAGTGCGTCTCCCAATAAGAGGGCAATTTGGTTTCTCGTTGGTCAAAACCAGTCTTCCCACCTGCAAGGTTGTTAACTTCCCTGTCGCTCCAGAAAGAAGAGGAATAGTGGAAGGTTTTCTGTAAACAATACTGAGGTATTAAAGGCTTTTATGACAAAATTATATAGCTTTAAACAGGTGCGAAAAAATTGCCACATATCATCTTAGTTGAAGTCACTATTTGCCAAAGTGGAAATGCAAATACCAAGAAATTCATCGATAGCAAGTTAGAGAAATTAACAAAGAACTAATATGAAACCATTTTCTgaaaagtgaataaaaattgCCCAGCAAATTTCTCCTCCAGTACCTTTCTTCCATTAGTTTTCATAACAAGTGTCCATCCTCCACTTCCGCATCCGAAGTCTCTCATCAAACAATAAACTTCAATGTTTCTTGACCCAAGCATCAACGTGTACACCTGGTTCTTGGTTCTCCTTTCATTGATGCAAAGAAATGCACAAGAAAACGAAAGTTCACCATTTTTAATTGAAGTACATTAGCTTTTCTCATTATGTTCACATCAGTTTTGACTTCTGATCCACTCGCTTTGACACAACAGGGCAGCACAACAATTTCGCATGCCTTTGCACTACTATAAGGTTAGAGTCATGCAAAGAGGACTTCTTTCTTCTCGCATTACACACATTTTACAAATGTCTTTTGCTCTAAATGGACGTATCTATGGCCAAGGCACTTACCtttgcttttgaaatatttcgtTGCAAGATGAAGCTGTGAAAACAGTAAAGAATGCTTCATATCACTAAACTGAGACTTTTGCGTGAAGGTTCAGGTTGCAGAGGGTACGTCATGTTGACCAGTGTAATGTGATTTCCCAACTTCGTTTGCAaggttttttatttatttgtttatttattttattgctgGGCTGACGTGTGAGTCTTCAGATTGCAAACCATAGCAGCTTTGCCGGTAAATGGCGTTCAGTTTACACTGGCTGAGGTGAAAGCATGATTCAAGGAAACTGCGAGGACGATCACTACGTTAAAGCGATGCGCAGACTGCATTCTGAAATTTCGTGTATCCCTGAACTGGTAAAATGAACTTTATGGTCAAGCTTCGAATGGCTGGAAATCTACAAATTGATTACAATCGTTTTAAGTTGGCCGACATGGATAATCCCGAATGCAGAGTTAGCTCAACCTCTACATCTCCTTAAAAGATTCTGCTATTCTTAGAGACGAAAagaagaaagccacaaagatCTACATAGgaaatcaaaaataaaagggAAACCAATATCGCATTTTATTCTTAATCTGGTTGTTTTGCGTGACTCGAGTCTCTTGCTGTCTGCAGCacacttttttaaaaactgtacaattgacaaaagaaaatactttttttagATCAATGGAATTGAATAGTTTACTTTCCAGTTAACtcaagaaaagtaaaaaaatgtttttgacaataTACTTAGTGCTCATATTGGCTACTTATCTCGTCGCGTTGTTGCAGTTTCAACGCGGACTCTAAAAACTCAGTTTGGAAGTCCATCACCTGAGGTCTGCGACGTGTGACTTCACTTTTGGTTTCGAAATCACTTCCGTTTGCCGTTCGCTCCTCAAAAGCGTCTTGTGCATAGGTTCTCTATTATCCTTAGACGCGACACTGTCATATCATGAGTAACATGCAACTTAATGATCGAAAATTGACGAGAGTAACGTCCTCAGGGCAGGAAATATCAAACTCCGGGTCCAGACTTCCTGTGAGATTTAGATGACTGAGAAAAACTAAAACCATATGGATTTTCTGTCCATGGCTGGACAAGTTGAGAATGACACCTTTTAAGAAACTAGAAATAAGAGACAAAGGTCAACACCCGTTTTTGTATCTTGAACATCGCTAACCTGTAGTGTTTACTGCCTGTTCTGCCGACTTGTTATGCTGACCTGTTTAATACTGAAATAAGTTTGACTGGATATCGCCACAGAAGgaagtaatttgtttttgtaaccGGTTGAATTATGAGAATTATAATTTCCcatgcaattttataaattactCGCATTAGGTTTCAATTCTCAAGAATTTCGTATCTTTCTTATAGATCGAATAAAGCAATATAAAGGTTCCAGTCATTCATCCGAGAATCGTTTTCCCCTGGAACACTCGTGACGTGGAGTTGGAATATGGAGCGCGAAAAAATTATGTAATCACACTTCCGGTTGCGTGAATCGTAAACGTCTGGTGCTTAAGTTCTCTATTTTTTAACACCAAGGAGATCAGCTAACCCCAAAACACATTTACTGGCGAAAAAATAGGTAACTGATGCTGTATAGGATTCCTTCATTTATGCTTTCGGTTTCTTAAATCAATCAAAAATCTCATGCAAGGAATAGCAATGTACCAAAACGTGCTGTAGATGTCATTAACCAAAACTGAACAGTGTACGTGGAGTTGAAAGTGTGTgtattcagttttgtttcacGAACCCCGTGTGGGTTACATCAATCATATCAGATCCTAGCTCCAACGAATACCTATTTGCTTTTCTAGTTTCATCTGTTAGTCATGATGTGACATCGTTTCGTAAGTAGAAGCtttggaaaaattaattttattccaaaAGCCAAAAGCttgcagaaaataatttttcatgtgcCTGGTGATAAATATAACACAATCAGTGCgcgaaatatttttattttttttttgatatgGTAGAAAGTACGAATTTAAGTAGGAGAAGCCCTTACCAGCTTTTGAGCACGTTTTACCGTCGCCCGTGTAACCAGCCTTACAATTGCAAATGTAAGATCCGTCTGTATTCTGGCAATCGGCGTTGGCGTCACAGATGTTGGGAAACGCCGTGCATTCGTCGACATCTACGTTTAACAAAGTTAGTTAAACAACAAACAATCAGAAACCTTACATTATTGGCTgtttattattaaaagaagATATAGAGAATCACAATGGACGAGGAAATATGAAGGAAATTTGTCCAGGGCCTTAATTGATGCTAACTTCAATAAGAGTTTCCTCACCTCTACGATACTTCTGTTAATTAAATCAGTACAAGGTTCCAAGCTTAAGTTGTaagctttttttcttgtaaaatgttTCTACTGAAAAcgtttcagtttttctttagGGAGCTTCAGCAAAAGACGTTTTTGGGCCACAAATGGCcaccggaagtgagctgttttcctatctaacttgtcttcacactaccacatttacaTTGTAAAGTATCTGATCAATAGTAAAGAATCTTGAAGAGGCCAATGTCCTGGCATGCAAAATCATTACTTCCGGTTTCCGTCGGTGGCTCACTGAACGTCGCTTGCTGTTGTACTCACCTCCACCTGTGCGTTTTATGTAGTAACTTTGCTCATCTGTGATGAAGTCATTCGGTTTTGTTTCCATGGTCTCGTTATTCATTTCGCAAATCTGTTGTCTATGTTTGAAGTTACAACTCTTGCACGCTGGATCTCTCTCACAGCGAACGTAGCATTTAAACAGCTCCCCGGCCTTTGCAGTTCTATAGGTGTGACCGCAAAGTGCTTTGCCACGAAGAGGGACTTGATAAACTTTGCATTGCTCGCCAGTCGTCTCACTCGTGCTAAACAGCGACAGAAAGTACAATGCGAAAAGTGCCACAGACATCTTTCGTGTAGCAGGcccaactttcaaaaaagaaaaaaaaagaaccaaaagaGAGTAACTATTAATTTATGCGTTGATTTCCACGGAAACTGTTGGCTATTGTCATTTTAGGATGTAACATTCTATGataacaatatttttactAACTCAGCATCATAATACAAGCgcttttttcaataaaataataataatagttaaaCAGATCAAGATCATAGTCGACGTGTTGGGAGGATACTCACTTGAGGTACGAAACAAGATGAAAGAACTGTTCGGAGAGAAAAGAGCAAGAGAATGCCTTATGAAGATGCAAAAGTCAGTACTTTCAAATACCTTGAACATTGCAAGATGCTTTAAAGTAATGAGGAAGAAATAAGATCATAGCTCAATAACCGGGCAGGATTGATTGAACATTGTAATTTTATGACAAGTACATAAAAACTGTTAAAAGGACATTTACAAGGACTCACTTAATagattattaatataatacTTATATTACTTAGGAAGAGATATATAAATagataatattttcttaaatttattCACAAGAACTCATTTTAATGGACTATTTATACTACTTAGGTATAATCTTCGCTGGATATATTTAATAGTATTATGTAAATAACTATAATAACATTTAGTTTATATTTATAACATTATTAATTAAGTTCTAGATCTAGTTTACGTTTCAGTTTGGCCGGTTACAGTGCATACACTGCCCGACTAAACGTGGTGATATCGGCATAACGATGTATTCTAcactgccataataataataacataaataatattaataataataataataataataataataaacataataataatagcgaaatgaaataaataaatgtttgtCTACGACATCAAACTTATCTTCGTTGCCTCGGACATAATTCAGGCAAGCCATAATAGAGAGGAAACTTGAGAATAGAATAGAAAGCGAAGATTGCTTCAAGATTGCGAAAATTGCGAAGATCGTAGAGAGAGTAAAAACAGTTTTAACACACAAACTCATCATACAATGCTTGGTTTATTCGACAGTAAGGGCTGATTTATTAGTCTGTTGAACCGTAGAGGAAGAAGAGATTCTAATAACAATTTGAGAACGCAACTTCTCCAATGACACTCATGCAGGTGAATGGATGTAGAAGACCTAAATGTAATAACCGCCCTTAAATGTAATAAACTCTTAAGTGTAATAACATTTGGCCTTAAATGTAATAAACTTGTAAGTGTAATAACATTTGGACTTAAATGTAATAACGTCATACCAACGTCATCAGGGACGTCACTAACATGTCATCGATTATTGGTTGCGTCATGTGTCACATCATTAAAAAGGGGAGTGAAGACGTATTTTTCGTGCTGTTCACGTGACTAATTACGTCATCGAACTGAATTTCATAACAGGAATGCCAGGAATGGGGGAGATTTCGCTTCTTTAGGACTATTGCAATGCAACATAGATGTTCCGGCGAACCGAGTGTACACTTTGAGAAGCGGATGGTTGCAGAATTGACATCGGTGGCAGTGCATGCACTGCCCGACTAAACGTAGTGATATCGGCATAACGATGTATTCTACACTAccataataatgataacataaataatattaataataataataataataaacataataataatagcgaaatgaaataaataaatgtttgtATACGACATCAAACTTATCTTCGTTGCCTCGGACATAATACAGGCAAGCCATAATAGAGAGGAAACTTGAGAATAGAATAGAAAGTGAAGATTGCTTCAATATTGCGAAGATTGCGAAGATCGTAGAGAGAGTAAAAACAGTTTTAACACACAAACTATAGAATATTAAACTTTGCAGGTAAAATTTTTTGCTGACTTCAATTTTTAAGTGTTCTTCTATAACCTCAAACCTTATCTTCCTGGCATCGGCGGACATAATTCAGATAATAAATCATAATGTGAAGGAAACTTGATAATAGAAAGCGAAAAATGCTCGTCGCAAAGAGAGCAAGAATAATCAACACAAATACTAGAACATTAAACTCTACAggtttaataaaaaataaaaatgaataaatggTTTATTGAACTCTCTTGCAGTATCGAAACACTGAATTAACAAGCtatatttacaaaattaacGAACTATATTTACAATATTAACGAGCTATGTTTACAATATTTACATAagataaaacagaaaatacatgtttaaaaatatttgaatatgAAAAAGCCCTGACTGCGATTGGTTCGACAGGCAGTATGATTATGGAACAAATATGTTTCGTCCTGTTTTCCTCTTAGGTGATAGCCAATGTCTCTATATTATGTTTCCTTGGTGGTAATTTGTATAGAGGATGGGATTCTGATGCCTTGATATTGTTCATATACTTGGTACATAGTGATATGCGTCTACTTGCTAATGTCTCAA
Proteins encoded in this window:
- the LOC141890133 gene encoding putative skeletal organic matrix protein 5, which encodes MLGSRNIEVYCLMRDFGCGSGGWTLVMKTNGRKKTFHYSSSFWSDREVNNLAGGKTGFDQRETKLPSYWETHFSKICLGMRNVGNTTRFVVIRRCANSLYALIADGRYRAFSLGRRKWKSLIGPQASLQKNCNKEGFNVVGEYRHSKARIGIIANDQNNCLSCDSRIGYGTGGIHDDSNTCGNEAKASPDGNKHIKAMGYILVQ